A region of Micromonospora chokoriensis DNA encodes the following proteins:
- a CDS encoding sensor histidine kinase yields MTGDLAAQPLLQMALRVEQDIFVIRQRGREVAAVVGLEHQDQVRIATALSEVARDLLGTIGGADVTFHIDAGVDGRHHLRADLAPVTPLPDGHYQPQSGAVSRLVDTLGVTTVEGVTVVRMSRRVPANAPNPTPERLAEFRSELGRIAPASALDELTVQNGQLIAALDEVRSQRDELAVLNEELAETNRGVLALYNQLTEELEETNRGVVALYAELDEKSAQLRAASESKSRFLANVSHELRAPVTAIIGLGRLLTDSASDPLTEEQGRQVELIRSSAADLLNLVNELLDLAKAESGRIELDLSDVDLRPVFGQLRGTLRALATRPEVELVVEEPSAPALLRTDEVLLGQVLRNLLHNGLKFTERGEVRLRAHQQGDRWTFEVSDTGPGIAPELHDRIFEEFYQVPGATRVGGTGLGLPYARRLVTLLGGTLELTSEPGRGSTFHVSLPVGGA; encoded by the coding sequence ATGACCGGCGACCTGGCCGCGCAGCCGCTGCTCCAGATGGCGCTGCGGGTGGAGCAGGACATCTTCGTGATCCGTCAGCGGGGCCGCGAGGTGGCCGCCGTGGTGGGCCTCGAACACCAGGACCAGGTTCGGATCGCCACTGCGCTCAGCGAGGTGGCCCGGGACCTGCTGGGGACGATCGGCGGCGCGGACGTCACCTTCCACATCGACGCGGGCGTCGACGGTCGACACCACCTGCGTGCCGACCTCGCCCCGGTGACCCCGTTGCCCGACGGTCACTACCAGCCGCAGTCCGGTGCGGTGTCCCGACTGGTCGACACGTTGGGCGTGACGACCGTCGAGGGGGTTACGGTCGTGAGGATGTCCCGACGAGTCCCGGCCAACGCGCCGAACCCGACCCCGGAGCGGTTGGCCGAGTTCCGCAGCGAACTCGGTCGGATCGCCCCGGCCAGCGCGTTGGACGAGTTGACGGTGCAGAACGGGCAGCTCATCGCGGCACTCGACGAGGTACGCAGCCAACGGGACGAGCTGGCCGTGCTCAACGAGGAACTGGCCGAGACCAACCGTGGTGTGCTGGCGCTCTACAACCAGCTCACCGAGGAGTTGGAGGAGACCAACCGGGGGGTCGTCGCCCTCTACGCCGAGCTGGACGAGAAGTCGGCCCAACTGCGGGCGGCGAGCGAGTCGAAGAGCCGGTTCCTCGCCAACGTGAGCCACGAGCTGCGCGCCCCGGTCACCGCGATCATCGGGTTGGGGCGGCTGCTCACCGACTCCGCCTCCGACCCGCTCACCGAGGAGCAGGGCCGCCAGGTCGAACTGATCCGCTCGTCGGCGGCCGACCTGCTCAACCTGGTCAACGAGCTGCTGGACCTGGCGAAGGCGGAGTCCGGCCGGATCGAGCTGGACCTGTCGGACGTCGACCTGCGCCCGGTCTTCGGTCAACTGCGCGGCACACTGCGCGCGCTGGCCACCCGCCCGGAGGTGGAGCTGGTGGTGGAGGAGCCCAGCGCGCCGGCTCTGCTGCGCACCGACGAGGTGCTGCTCGGCCAGGTGCTGCGCAACCTGTTGCACAACGGGTTGAAGTTCACCGAGCGCGGCGAGGTGCGGCTGCGTGCCCACCAGCAGGGCGACAGGTGGACGTTCGAGGTCAGCGACACCGGGCCGGGCATCGCCCCCGAGCTGCACGACCGGATCTTCGAGGAGTTCTACCAGGTGCCGGGCGCCACCCGGGTCGGCGGCACCGGCCTCGGCCTGCCGTACGCCCGGCGGTTGGTGACGCTGCTCGGCGGGACACTGGAACTGACCAGTGAGCCGGGCCGGGGCAGCACATTCCACGTCTCCCTGCCCGTTGGCGGAGCGTGA
- the mscL gene encoding large conductance mechanosensitive channel protein MscL, with the protein MLKGFKDFIMRGNVVDLAVGVVIGAAFTGVVTQLTKSFLEPLIRVIVLLITGSDKGLAGTAPEFRGIAFDWIAFVNAVITFLLTAAALYFLVVYPMNRLAERRKRGEEPPPAAPSEEVKLLTEIRDALVSAGHTTPGQQRGALDDVLGRRTEPPTQR; encoded by the coding sequence ATGCTCAAGGGCTTCAAAGACTTCATCATGCGCGGCAACGTCGTCGATCTGGCGGTCGGTGTCGTCATCGGCGCGGCGTTCACCGGCGTCGTCACTCAGCTCACCAAGTCGTTCCTCGAACCGCTGATCAGGGTCATCGTGCTGCTGATCACGGGCAGCGACAAGGGCCTGGCCGGCACGGCGCCCGAGTTCCGCGGCATCGCGTTCGACTGGATCGCCTTCGTCAACGCGGTGATCACCTTCCTGCTCACCGCGGCAGCGCTGTACTTCCTGGTCGTCTACCCGATGAACCGGCTGGCCGAGCGACGCAAGCGGGGCGAGGAGCCGCCGCCCGCAGCGCCGAGCGAGGAGGTCAAGCTGCTCACCGAGATCCGGGACGCGCTGGTCTCCGCCGGCCACACCACCCCGGGTCAGCAGCGTGGGGCGCTGGACGACGTGCTGGGCCGCCGGACGGAACCGCCGACGCAGCGCTGA
- a CDS encoding benzoate/H(+) symporter BenE family transporter, producing MAGRVQPLLAGVVTALVGFASSFTVVLAGLRAAGASDAQAASGLLALCLACGLAAAWLGWRHRIPMSVAWSTPGAALLVATGPPPGGWPVAVGAFLVSGVLIVAAGLFPPLGRAVAAIPKPVAGAMLAGVLLPLCTAPVRALVELPLVAGPVVVAWLLLHRFARRWAVPGALVVAVAAIALTASPAGLTGAALVPSVTLTAPAWNASALVGLALPLFLVTMAAQNVPGMAVLVGYGYRPPFGAALRATGLASLLAAPAGGHAVNLAAITAALAASPDAHPDPERRWVASVTAGLGLALLGLGAGVATALVAVAPPILIEAVAGLALLGALATALASAVADPATREAAVVTFVVTASGVTLLGVGGAFWGLVAGCLMLLLFHPRPAPAPAGSNGPAPASAGPDGPASVAADAPASAARGRSTRVS from the coding sequence ATGGCCGGACGTGTGCAACCACTGCTGGCGGGTGTGGTGACCGCACTCGTCGGCTTCGCCAGCTCGTTCACCGTCGTCCTGGCCGGGCTCCGCGCGGCCGGCGCGTCGGACGCGCAGGCCGCCTCCGGGCTGCTCGCCCTCTGCCTGGCGTGCGGGCTCGCCGCCGCATGGCTGGGCTGGCGGCACCGGATACCGATGAGCGTCGCCTGGTCCACACCGGGCGCGGCGCTGCTGGTCGCGACCGGACCACCCCCGGGCGGATGGCCGGTCGCAGTGGGCGCCTTCCTCGTCTCCGGGGTGCTGATCGTCGCGGCCGGGCTGTTCCCGCCCCTCGGCCGTGCGGTGGCCGCCATCCCCAAGCCGGTGGCCGGCGCGATGCTCGCCGGGGTCCTGCTGCCGCTGTGTACGGCCCCGGTCCGCGCACTGGTCGAGCTGCCCCTGGTGGCCGGGCCGGTGGTGGTGGCCTGGCTGCTGCTGCACCGGTTCGCCCGCCGCTGGGCGGTGCCCGGCGCTCTGGTGGTCGCGGTGGCGGCGATCGCGCTGACCGCGTCGCCGGCCGGCCTGACCGGTGCCGCGCTGGTCCCTTCGGTGACGCTGACCGCGCCGGCCTGGAACGCGTCCGCGCTGGTCGGGCTGGCCCTACCGCTGTTCCTGGTCACCATGGCCGCGCAGAACGTACCCGGCATGGCGGTGCTGGTCGGCTACGGCTACCGGCCGCCGTTCGGCGCCGCTCTGCGCGCCACCGGACTGGCCAGCCTGCTCGCCGCCCCGGCCGGCGGGCACGCGGTGAACCTGGCGGCGATCACCGCCGCGCTCGCCGCCAGCCCCGACGCGCACCCGGACCCGGAGCGTCGATGGGTCGCCTCGGTCACCGCAGGCCTCGGGCTGGCCCTGCTCGGATTGGGCGCCGGAGTGGCCACCGCGTTGGTCGCGGTCGCCCCACCGATCCTCATCGAGGCCGTCGCCGGGCTGGCCCTACTGGGTGCCCTCGCGACCGCGCTCGCCTCGGCGGTGGCCGACCCGGCGACCCGGGAGGCGGCGGTGGTCACCTTCGTGGTGACCGCCTCCGGGGTGACGCTGCTCGGCGTGGGCGGCGCATTCTGGGGTCTGGTCGCCGGCTGCCTGATGCTGCTGCTCTTCCACCCCCGCCCCGCGCCCGCCCCCGCCGGGTCGAACGGTCCTGCCCCTGCCTCGGCCGGGCCGGATGGTCCCGCTTCCGTCGCGGCGGACGCCCCCGCTTCCGCCGCGAGGGGTAGATCCACTCGGGTTTCCTGA
- a CDS encoding helix-turn-helix domain-containing protein, which yields MPQPPPARRPGLDVDPVVVGRRVRALREERGISLSTLARLAGVGKATLSGLEHGTRNPTLETLWAVTAQLGVPFTALLAEPAAEPIVHGTAVTATLLEVFTDTDATYELYRMSVAPGVVQTSPAHQPGVTEHITVFAGVLRAGPADAPLTAPAGGHLRWVSDVPHTYAAVGDEEVAASLLLRYPRH from the coding sequence GTGCCGCAGCCACCACCAGCCCGCCGCCCGGGCCTCGACGTGGATCCCGTCGTCGTCGGCCGCCGGGTTCGTGCCCTACGCGAGGAGCGAGGCATCTCGCTGTCCACACTGGCCCGGCTCGCCGGTGTCGGAAAAGCCACCCTCTCCGGCCTGGAACACGGCACCCGCAACCCCACCCTGGAGACGCTCTGGGCGGTCACCGCGCAGCTCGGCGTGCCGTTCACCGCCCTGCTGGCCGAACCGGCGGCCGAGCCGATCGTGCACGGCACCGCCGTGACCGCCACCCTGCTGGAGGTGTTCACCGACACCGACGCGACCTACGAGCTGTACCGGATGAGCGTCGCGCCGGGCGTCGTGCAGACCTCTCCCGCCCACCAGCCGGGCGTGACCGAGCACATCACCGTCTTCGCCGGAGTGCTGCGCGCCGGGCCCGCCGACGCGCCGCTGACCGCCCCGGCCGGCGGTCACCTCCGCTGGGTGTCCGACGTGCCACACACGTACGCGGCGGTGGGTGACGAGGAGGTCGCCGCCAGCCTGCTACTGCGCTACCCGCGCCACTGA
- a CDS encoding MFS transporter, which translates to MTPPPTAAPALPAPAAVDTRPAVDTRLAGDPGAARRTHPATGGALVLVGMLLVAVNLRAVVTSLGALLDEVRDGLGLSGATAGLVTTLPTIAFAGLGALTPWLVRRVAPARVLVAAMLALAVGQVLRVVTDSIWIFVLTSALALSGIAVANILLPMLVKQHFPHRTGLVTGAYTMALTVGTTVAAATAVPIAHAFGSWRAGLGIWAAMAAVAVLPWVPLALRTRTGARRATPTAVAATPARIRPARTRLGWAMAVYFGAQSLSGYAIMGWLAQLFRDAGYHPESAGLLLAGVTALGVPIALLMPTLAGRLGSLRPLVLGLTTASALAYLGLALAPHGAALLWVALLAIGQGAFPMILTAIGLRARTAEGTVALSAFAQSTGYVIAALGPLLVGILYEATGGWTAPIGFLLVALAVQTTAGMAIARPRYVEDE; encoded by the coding sequence ATGACCCCGCCACCCACCGCCGCTCCGGCGCTGCCCGCCCCCGCCGCCGTCGACACCCGCCCCGCCGTCGACACCCGCCTGGCCGGCGACCCCGGTGCGGCCCGGCGGACGCACCCGGCTACCGGTGGCGCGCTCGTGCTGGTCGGGATGCTGCTGGTCGCGGTCAACCTCCGTGCCGTGGTGACGAGCCTCGGCGCGCTGCTCGACGAGGTCCGCGACGGACTGGGCCTCTCCGGCGCCACCGCCGGTCTGGTCACCACCCTGCCGACCATCGCGTTCGCCGGTCTCGGCGCGCTCACCCCGTGGTTGGTACGCCGGGTGGCACCGGCCCGGGTGCTGGTGGCCGCCATGCTCGCCCTCGCCGTCGGTCAGGTGCTCCGGGTCGTCACCGACTCGATCTGGATCTTCGTGCTCACCAGCGCGCTGGCGCTGTCCGGCATCGCGGTCGCCAACATCCTGCTGCCGATGCTCGTCAAGCAGCACTTCCCGCACCGCACCGGCCTGGTCACCGGGGCGTACACGATGGCGTTGACGGTGGGCACGACGGTGGCCGCCGCCACCGCGGTGCCGATCGCGCACGCCTTCGGGTCCTGGCGGGCCGGGCTCGGCATCTGGGCCGCGATGGCGGCGGTGGCCGTACTCCCGTGGGTGCCGCTGGCGCTGCGGACCCGGACCGGCGCGCGGCGGGCGACCCCGACGGCGGTCGCCGCCACCCCGGCGCGGATCCGGCCGGCCCGTACCCGGCTCGGCTGGGCGATGGCCGTGTACTTCGGGGCGCAGTCACTCAGTGGGTACGCGATCATGGGTTGGCTGGCCCAGTTGTTCCGCGACGCCGGCTACCACCCGGAGTCCGCCGGGCTGCTGCTCGCCGGGGTGACCGCGCTCGGTGTGCCGATCGCGCTGCTGATGCCCACCCTGGCCGGCCGGCTCGGCAGTCTGCGGCCGCTGGTGCTGGGGCTGACCACCGCGTCGGCGCTGGCCTACCTGGGGTTGGCGCTGGCCCCGCACGGCGCCGCGCTGCTCTGGGTCGCGCTCCTGGCCATCGGTCAGGGCGCGTTCCCGATGATCCTGACCGCCATCGGTCTGCGCGCCCGCACCGCCGAGGGGACCGTCGCGCTCTCCGCGTTCGCGCAGAGCACCGGTTACGTGATCGCCGCTCTCGGCCCGCTGCTGGTCGGCATCCTCTACGAGGCCACCGGCGGTTGGACCGCCCCGATCGGGTTCCTGCTGGTCGCTCTCGCCGTGCAGACCACGGCGGGCATGGCGATCGCCCGTCCCCGCTACGTCGAGGACGAGTGA
- a CDS encoding STAS domain-containing protein: MERVPILKIGDILLVSIQVDMSDQTAVALQEDLAERIVDTGCHGVIIDITALDIVDSFVGRMLSTIASISKVLDAETVVVGMRPAVAITLVELGLSLNGIRTALNVERGMELIAAAHDDGFDDELEDEPDAETATP, encoded by the coding sequence ATGGAACGCGTACCGATCCTCAAGATCGGCGACATCCTGCTCGTCTCCATCCAGGTGGACATGTCCGACCAGACGGCGGTCGCGCTCCAGGAGGACCTCGCCGAGCGGATCGTGGACACCGGCTGCCACGGCGTCATCATCGACATCACCGCGCTGGACATCGTCGACTCCTTCGTCGGCCGGATGCTCTCCACCATCGCGTCGATCTCCAAGGTGCTCGACGCGGAGACGGTGGTGGTCGGAATGCGCCCCGCCGTGGCCATCACCCTCGTCGAACTGGGGCTCTCGCTGAACGGCATCCGTACCGCGCTGAACGTCGAGCGCGGCATGGAGCTCATCGCGGCGGCGCACGACGACGGGTTCGACGACGAGCTTGAGGACGAGCCGGACGCCGAGACGGCCACGCCGTGA
- a CDS encoding anti-sigma regulatory factor codes for MTAGIDLGHPQAQSVRSDEDVVRVRQLVRSVAVAVKLSLVDQTKVVTAASELARNTLVYGGGGSVEVATVDNGRRKGIRIVFADSGPGIADLDLALTDGYTTGGGLGLGLSGSRRLVDEFEIETSPETGTRITVTKWSR; via the coding sequence GTGACCGCGGGCATCGACCTGGGCCACCCGCAGGCGCAGTCGGTCCGCAGCGATGAGGACGTGGTACGCGTCCGGCAGTTGGTCCGGTCCGTGGCGGTCGCCGTCAAGCTGTCCCTCGTCGACCAGACCAAGGTGGTCACCGCGGCCAGCGAACTGGCCCGCAACACCCTCGTCTACGGGGGCGGTGGCTCGGTCGAGGTGGCGACAGTGGACAACGGCCGGCGCAAGGGCATCCGGATCGTCTTCGCCGACTCCGGGCCCGGCATCGCCGACCTGGATCTGGCCCTGACCGACGGCTACACCACCGGCGGTGGCCTCGGCCTCGGCCTCAGCGGGTCCCGCCGCCTCGTCGACGAGTTCGAGATCGAGACCTCGCCGGAGACCGGCACGCGCATCACGGTCACCAAGTGGTCGCGGTGA
- a CDS encoding SpoIIE family protein phosphatase, with amino-acid sequence MSAEAVTDSGIWFRVEASSAASAVRRAAERLGAQVGIGEVRIADLAIVAAELTSNLVKHADEGVLLLRPVRRAGQAGVELVAIDSGPGMADLTVSSQDGHSTTGTLGIGLGAIVRQASWFDGYSLPGRGTVFAVQVWPAEPPRPSWAGALTRPITGETVSGDGYAVRVADGRHQVLVSDGLGHGPLAGAATDAALAAFRNAPAGPPAAVVAHLHRSMSHTRGAALAVAELAPEAGVLRYAGLGNIAGVIVEEDGRRRGLVSLPGIAGHQRPAIREYEYPLGLGSRLVMHSDGVADRWRLEDYPGLAERSPLVVAATLLRDAGVRRDDACVLVARSWA; translated from the coding sequence GTGAGCGCCGAGGCGGTCACCGACAGTGGCATCTGGTTCCGGGTGGAGGCCAGCAGCGCGGCGAGTGCCGTGCGGCGGGCCGCCGAGCGCCTCGGTGCGCAGGTCGGGATCGGTGAGGTCCGCATCGCCGACCTGGCCATCGTCGCCGCCGAGCTGACCAGCAACCTGGTCAAGCACGCCGACGAAGGGGTGCTGCTGCTCCGGCCGGTGCGCCGGGCCGGGCAGGCCGGCGTGGAGCTGGTGGCGATCGACTCCGGGCCGGGGATGGCCGATCTGACCGTCTCGTCCCAGGACGGGCACTCCACCACCGGAACGCTCGGCATCGGTCTGGGTGCCATCGTGCGGCAGGCGAGCTGGTTCGACGGATACTCGCTGCCCGGCCGGGGGACGGTGTTCGCCGTGCAGGTCTGGCCGGCGGAGCCCCCGCGCCCGTCCTGGGCCGGTGCCCTGACCCGGCCGATCACCGGCGAGACGGTCAGCGGCGACGGGTACGCCGTCCGGGTCGCCGACGGGCGACACCAGGTGCTGGTCAGCGACGGGCTGGGGCACGGCCCGTTGGCCGGCGCCGCAACCGACGCGGCGCTCGCCGCGTTCCGCAACGCCCCGGCCGGCCCACCGGCAGCGGTGGTCGCCCACCTGCACCGCAGCATGTCGCACACCCGAGGCGCCGCGCTCGCGGTCGCCGAACTCGCGCCGGAGGCCGGCGTGCTGCGCTACGCCGGCCTGGGCAACATCGCCGGTGTGATCGTCGAGGAGGACGGCCGCCGCCGTGGGCTGGTGTCGCTGCCCGGCATCGCCGGCCACCAACGGCCGGCCATCCGGGAGTACGAATATCCGCTCGGCCTGGGTTCCCGACTGGTGATGCACAGCGACGGGGTGGCCGACCGGTGGCGGTTGGAGGACTACCCGGGTCTGGCGGAACGCTCTCCGCTCGTCGTGGCGGCAACCCTCCTGCGCGACGCGGGTGTGCGACGCGACGACGCCTGCGTGCTCGTGGCAAGGTCCTGGGCATGA
- a CDS encoding STAS domain-containing protein, with translation MALSTEESGRLAALLSEQADRVTTRWTEIVTSSLRGRLSQAELRRQVQDLHRAILATGDQGEIDLSADSAAELRAALSELSRGRARQGFSATETSISVFALKDVLAELLQEAGGSNALSDFVAFSKLVDDMGLYTFESFVRTRESLIADQAEQLLELSTPVVKLWEGVVAVPLVGTLDSARAQVVMERLLQTLVDTGSPYAIIDITGVPAVDTQVAQHILKTVVAARLMGADCIISGIRPQIAQTIVALGIEFGDIATKASLADALRHVLRLTGVETARRQPRRGN, from the coding sequence ATGGCGTTGAGCACCGAAGAAAGTGGTCGGCTCGCCGCGCTGCTGAGCGAGCAGGCCGACCGGGTCACGACTCGGTGGACCGAGATCGTCACCAGTTCGTTGCGGGGCCGGCTGAGTCAGGCCGAACTGCGCCGGCAGGTTCAGGACCTGCACCGCGCGATCCTCGCCACCGGCGACCAGGGCGAGATCGACCTGTCCGCCGACAGCGCCGCCGAGCTGCGTGCCGCGCTCTCCGAACTGTCCCGTGGTCGCGCCCGGCAGGGCTTCTCCGCCACCGAGACCTCGATCAGCGTGTTCGCCCTCAAGGACGTGCTCGCCGAACTGTTGCAGGAGGCCGGCGGAAGCAACGCGCTGAGCGACTTCGTCGCCTTCTCCAAGCTGGTCGACGACATGGGCCTCTACACCTTCGAGAGCTTCGTCCGCACCCGGGAGAGCCTGATCGCCGATCAGGCCGAGCAGCTGCTCGAACTCTCCACGCCGGTGGTCAAGCTCTGGGAGGGCGTGGTCGCCGTCCCGCTGGTCGGCACCCTGGACTCGGCCCGCGCGCAGGTCGTGATGGAGCGGCTGCTGCAGACCCTGGTCGACACCGGCTCCCCGTACGCGATCATCGACATCACCGGCGTCCCGGCGGTGGACACCCAGGTCGCCCAGCACATCCTGAAGACCGTGGTGGCGGCCCGGCTGATGGGCGCCGACTGCATCATCTCCGGCATCCGTCCGCAGATCGCGCAGACGATCGTGGCGCTCGGCATCGAGTTCGGCGACATCGCCACCAAGGCGAGCCTCGCCGACGCGCTGCGCCACGTGCTGCGGCTCACCGGGGTGGAGACGGCCCGCCGCCAACCGCGTCGGGGCAACTGA
- a CDS encoding STAS domain-containing protein: MSLTVHTEQRGDMVVVSVAGELDMATAPQLQDQITDLLDKGRSRLVFDLADVSFCDSTGLSVFVRAKNSCDEAGGVVRLAAPQRGVLRILEVSGLVEVLHTYPTVDEAVAGESTPASS; the protein is encoded by the coding sequence ATGTCCTTGACGGTGCACACGGAACAGCGCGGCGACATGGTCGTCGTGTCGGTCGCGGGCGAGCTCGACATGGCCACCGCACCGCAGCTCCAGGACCAGATCACCGACCTGCTGGACAAGGGCCGCAGTCGGCTGGTGTTCGACCTGGCGGACGTCTCGTTCTGCGACTCGACCGGCCTGTCGGTCTTCGTCCGCGCCAAGAACAGCTGCGACGAGGCTGGCGGCGTGGTCCGGCTGGCCGCACCGCAGCGCGGGGTGCTGCGCATCCTCGAGGTGAGTGGGCTGGTCGAGGTGCTGCACACCTACCCGACGGTGGACGAGGCAGTCGCCGGCGAGTCGACGCCGGCCTCCTCCTGA
- a CDS encoding FadR/GntR family transcriptional regulator, with protein sequence MPPSVDSSSAPPVPPRGHRVRQTIEQLRARILGGEWPVGGRIPTEPQLVAALGVGRNTVREAVRALVHAGVLECRQGSGTYVVSTDELAPVVARRLGDDRMTEVIEVRRAFEVEAARLAALRRTPEDLAALDGALAEREAAWRDGRVDAFVEADAALHTAVVAAAHNAMLAELYASVGSALRSTVAQAMGDALTPERYVDHGRLVEAIRAGDPGRAALEAGTFLEPAERA encoded by the coding sequence GTGCCACCGTCGGTCGATTCCTCCTCAGCTCCCCCCGTGCCGCCGCGCGGGCACCGCGTCCGGCAGACGATCGAGCAGCTCCGGGCCCGGATCCTCGGCGGTGAGTGGCCGGTCGGCGGGCGCATCCCCACCGAGCCGCAGCTGGTCGCCGCGCTGGGAGTCGGGCGCAACACGGTCCGCGAGGCGGTCCGCGCCCTGGTGCACGCCGGGGTGCTGGAGTGCCGGCAGGGCTCCGGCACGTACGTGGTCTCCACCGACGAGCTGGCCCCGGTGGTGGCCCGCCGCCTCGGCGACGACCGGATGACCGAGGTGATCGAGGTGCGCCGCGCCTTCGAGGTGGAGGCCGCCCGTCTCGCCGCGCTGAGGCGTACCCCGGAGGATCTGGCGGCGCTCGACGGCGCGCTCGCGGAGCGCGAGGCCGCCTGGCGGGACGGCCGGGTCGACGCGTTCGTCGAGGCCGACGCGGCGCTGCACACGGCGGTGGTCGCCGCCGCGCACAATGCCATGCTCGCCGAGCTGTACGCCTCGGTCGGCAGCGCCCTGCGCAGCACCGTCGCCCAGGCGATGGGTGACGCGCTCACCCCGGAGCGCTACGTCGACCACGGCCGACTGGTCGAGGCCATCCGGGCCGGCGACCCGGGCCGGGCGGCGCTCGAGGCCGGCACTTTTCTGGAGCCCGCCGAACGGGCATAG
- a CDS encoding SpoIIE family protein phosphatase: MPTTVLVVDDSRTKRYLLVSWLTRAGFTVLEAENGAEALARVEVDRIDLVVLDVRLPDLSGYEVCEQIKVRHPAMPVIHVSAHAVDVADRAQGLTRGADAYLTEPIEPEELIATTRAVLRYYQARQRAELLAERLLGLADTTVSVHAAPTFARLLEAAAEGAAQIFKSPAAVIAETFDGDCLAGICAGPGTPASVVPWVVDDTGVPTGSTVRVDTAEAWALVDWPADDTVTVAAARLREDRAPLYVVVPTATQTARTPVLVQLAQAVAAAVEGQRSFDEEHRIAVTLQRSLLPRGLPDVAGLDLAVRYEPASAQTEVGGDFYELVMLDGHLLLAIGDVAGHSLHAATVMAELRHAVRAYAVEGHQPGEILHRVNELMRTLLPDELATLCVLLLHPPTGRVRLASAGHLPPVLSVDGKVELVQHSAPLLGVRAPRPPDLEFVLPAGATLVFYTDGLIERRDATIDEGLAALSGVCTTVDEDLDRFCARLLVELAPPEIQDDVAVVVLRRR, translated from the coding sequence ATGCCGACGACCGTCCTGGTGGTCGATGACAGTCGTACCAAACGCTATCTGCTGGTCAGCTGGTTGACCCGGGCCGGCTTCACAGTGCTCGAGGCCGAGAACGGCGCCGAGGCGTTGGCCCGGGTCGAGGTGGACCGGATCGACCTCGTCGTCCTCGACGTCCGGCTGCCCGACCTCAGCGGCTACGAGGTCTGCGAACAGATCAAGGTCCGTCATCCGGCGATGCCGGTGATCCACGTGTCGGCGCACGCCGTGGACGTCGCCGACCGGGCCCAGGGACTGACCCGGGGCGCGGACGCGTACCTGACCGAGCCGATCGAGCCGGAAGAGCTGATCGCCACCACCCGGGCGGTCCTGCGCTACTACCAGGCCCGGCAACGCGCCGAACTGCTCGCCGAGCGGCTGCTCGGCCTGGCCGACACGACAGTGTCGGTGCACGCCGCCCCGACCTTCGCGCGCCTGCTGGAGGCGGCCGCCGAGGGCGCCGCTCAGATTTTCAAGAGTCCGGCGGCGGTGATCGCGGAGACGTTCGACGGTGACTGTCTCGCGGGGATCTGCGCCGGCCCCGGCACCCCGGCCTCCGTCGTGCCCTGGGTGGTCGACGACACCGGCGTGCCGACCGGCTCCACGGTCCGGGTCGACACGGCCGAGGCCTGGGCGTTGGTCGACTGGCCGGCGGACGACACGGTGACTGTCGCCGCCGCCCGCCTGCGGGAGGACCGGGCCCCGCTCTACGTGGTGGTGCCGACCGCTACCCAGACCGCTCGGACCCCGGTGCTCGTGCAGCTCGCGCAGGCGGTCGCCGCCGCCGTCGAGGGGCAGCGCTCGTTCGACGAGGAGCACCGGATCGCGGTGACCCTCCAGCGCAGCCTGCTCCCACGCGGCCTGCCCGACGTGGCCGGGCTGGACCTCGCCGTGCGGTACGAGCCGGCCAGCGCCCAGACCGAGGTGGGCGGCGACTTCTACGAACTGGTGATGCTCGACGGGCACCTGCTGCTGGCGATCGGGGACGTCGCCGGCCACTCGCTGCACGCCGCGACCGTGATGGCCGAGCTGCGGCACGCGGTGCGGGCGTACGCGGTCGAGGGGCACCAGCCCGGCGAGATCCTGCACCGGGTCAACGAGCTGATGCGCACACTGCTGCCGGACGAGTTGGCCACGCTCTGCGTACTGCTGCTGCACCCACCGACCGGTCGGGTCCGGCTGGCCAGCGCCGGGCACCTTCCGCCGGTGCTCAGCGTGGACGGCAAGGTCGAGTTGGTGCAGCACTCCGCACCGCTGCTCGGCGTCCGGGCACCTCGCCCGCCCGACCTGGAGTTCGTGCTGCCGGCCGGGGCCACCCTGGTGTTCTACACCGACGGGCTGATCGAGCGACGCGACGCGACGATCGACGAGGGGCTGGCCGCCCTCTCCGGGGTCTGCACCACTGTCGACGAGGACCTGGACCGCTTCTGCGCCCGGTTGCTGGTGGAGCTGGCCCCACCGGAGATCCAGGACGACGTCGCAGTGGTCGTCCTGCGTCGCCGCTGA